The nucleotide sequence GAAGCTGACGATCTCCTCGACCCTCTTGCCGTCTTCCAGGTAGGACAGCCGAGCCTCCGCCTGCGCCGTCTCGTCGGCGACCCAGTCGAGCTGCGAGTCGGAGTCCTCCTCGGCGACCAGCCACAGCGGCGGCCGCGAGACCAGCTCCCACTCGACCTCGGAGATCTCGGCCCCTGCCTTGGGATCCTTCAGATCGGATTCGGGGACCTCGATCTCCGCGTTGTCCGCGGCATCGGCGCGGGGCACGCCTCCCTCCGCCCAGCGGCGCGAGGCCGGGCATGCGTCGGGGCTCACGGAGGTCGAGTCCATGCAGCTCTCGACGCTGCGGACGATCTCCTGGTCCACCTCGGCCCACAGCTGCGGGGAGGGCTCCAGCTCCACGACGACCTCCTGCGGCTGCGGATCGCCGAGCAGGACCTCGGCCGGATCGATCGGCTCGGCCAGGACGTAGTCGTCGCCTCGGGGCAGATCCACGGCGAACCTCCCCGGCAGGGCCTCCCACTGCCACTTGCCCCCGGCGCCGTCGGCCACGGTGCGATCCTCGGGGTCCAGACGGATCCGCTCGCCGTTGATCGAGAGGTCCCGGATCCCGGGAGCGGCCACCGTCAGCGTGCTGGCATCCACGCCGTCCATCTCCCAGCTGTCGTTGAGGGGCCCGGTGCGCCGGACCTGGTGCACCGACCAGGTGTGCTCCTCGCCCTGCTCGGCGCCCTCCGGGACCTGCCCGTCCGGCCAGCGCACCGAGGCGGTGACCTGGGCCCGATCGCCGTCGCGATGGACGTCCACGATCTCCCAGGAGCTGATCCGTCCCTCGGCCTGCCTGTATGCCGCATTCGGCATGCTCTCCGCGCCGGTTCTGCCCCGTGAGTCGCCGAACAGGGCGAGGGCCTGGCGCGAGCGTCCGTCGACCATGGCGTCGAGCCAGTCCTCGACCGGCTCCTCCGGGTCGCGATCCACCATGAACCAGTTCAGGGCGGTGCCGCCGGCGCTGATGAGCAGGACCACGACGATCAGCCAGGTCCACAGCGACCGGCGCAGGCGTCGGCGGCGCCGTTGCTCGGCGGGACCGAGCTCCTGGACGTCCTGATCGAGCTCGGGCTCTGCCTCTGCGGAGGCGCCGACCTCTTGGCTCATGCGTTCCTCGCGGCCACACCGATCTGGGTCGCGCGGCGGCCTCGCTGCATGTCCACGGCGACGATGACGATGAACCAGATCAGGAACAGGTAGCGCGCCGCGGCCAGCAGGGCCTGCGGCGACCAGCCCCAGTCGCCGAACAGCGGCTGGGTCTCCCAGGCCCCGGCCGGGGCGTTCATGGTGGCCCAGTAGCCGATCTCCACGGCCTGCCACAGGAAGAACTCGAGCCAGCTGCGCCTGGCCAGGATCACCAGCGGGACGAGCCACACGGACTGCAGCAGCGACCAGTCCCGGCTGAAGAGCAGGAAGACGGCCAGCAGCATGAGCAGCACCTGGACGATGCTCGGCTCCTTGCCGGCCAGCACGCTCACCAGCAGCACCGCCACGACCCCGAGCAGGATCGCGATCATGGAGATCTGGTCCAGGTTCGCGGAGTCGATCGACAGTCCGGTGGCCGGTGCGCCCAGGGCGTTCCACACGCTCCAGCCGGAGTCGCTCGAGACCGGCGAGCGCATGGTCTCGCCCATGCGCTCGCGCCAGCGGTCGAACTCCTGGACCATGAACGGCCCGTTGACCATGGCGAAGACGACCAGCGAGACCACGAGCGCGCTGATGAAGTCGCCCAGGTAGCGGTAGCGCGCGGCCAGGAACAGGATGGCGATCAGCACGAGCAGCGGCAGGAAGCTGACCGTGGCGCCGAGCCCGATCCACACGCCGGCGACTCCCGGCGAGCCCCGGATGTAGGAGGCGACCGCGAGCATCATGAACATCACGGCCCACAGGTCCCAGGAGGTGAATCCGACCAGCAGGACGGTGGGCGCGAAGGCCAGGACCACGGGGTCCGAGGGCTGCTTGCCGGACAGCGAGGCGACCGCGGTGATGGTCACGACCCACACGAGGGCCGTGAGGAAGACGGTGAGGTCCAGGACCGTGTTCGGGGTGATCTCGAAGCTGAAGGCCTCGGCCAGACCAGTGGTCATCCAGCCCAGGATCGACGTGAACATGCCCACGACGATCGGCTGATCGCCCGTGGGGCCTCCCGTGAAGAAGCCGGAGAGCATGCCCCCGGGCGTCACGGAGAGGTCGCCGGGCTGCAGCTCGGCGGCGCACAGGCCCGGGAAGCGGGAGTCGACGCTCCACTCCGGCACGCGGCACGGGACCCGCAGCAGGAAGGAGAGCAGCACGGCCAGGATGCCGAGCACGAAGAGCACGAGACCGTTGGTCCCGCGCCTGCCGGGGCGTCCGTCAGCCATGGCGTCCTGCCCCTCCTGCTCGGGTGTCTGGTTCCCCGGCGATGATCAGCGGCCGCGCAGGGAAGGATCCGGCACTGCGATCCGCGCTCAGGATAGCCGGGGAGGACCCGGTCTCGGCGGCGCTCCCGCCGATCCGGTCCGGGTCGTAGACCGGCAGGCCGCGCAGGAGGCGCACGACCACCCGGGCGCACAGCCACACCACGGCCAGGATGTGCAGCACCACGGCCGCTGCGTAGAAGCGGCCCATCGCCTCCGCATTCGGCTGATCCGCGACCATCGAGTACAGCCAGGTGAAGACCGCGATCCAGTGCACGACCTCGATGACCTGCCACACCGCGTACTCCCGCAGCCGGGGGGCGGCCAGGATCACCAGCGGGACGAGCCAGAGCCCGAACTGCGGGGAGTAGACCTTGTTGGTCAGCACGAAGGCGG is from Kocuria palustris and encodes:
- a CDS encoding glycosyltransferase 87 family protein; its protein translation is MADGRPGRRGTNGLVLFVLGILAVLLSFLLRVPCRVPEWSVDSRFPGLCAAELQPGDLSVTPGGMLSGFFTGGPTGDQPIVVGMFTSILGWMTTGLAEAFSFEITPNTVLDLTVFLTALVWVVTITAVASLSGKQPSDPVVLAFAPTVLLVGFTSWDLWAVMFMMLAVASYIRGSPGVAGVWIGLGATVSFLPLLVLIAILFLAARYRYLGDFISALVVSLVVFAMVNGPFMVQEFDRWRERMGETMRSPVSSDSGWSVWNALGAPATGLSIDSANLDQISMIAILLGVVAVLLVSVLAGKEPSIVQVLLMLLAVFLLFSRDWSLLQSVWLVPLVILARRSWLEFFLWQAVEIGYWATMNAPAGAWETQPLFGDWGWSPQALLAAARYLFLIWFIVIVAVDMQRGRRATQIGVAARNA